From a region of the Aeoliella mucimassa genome:
- a CDS encoding glycoside hydrolase family 16 protein: MNRFADTALACSLLLSLIWTLGHSPTATAADTADQWKLTWSDEFDGQEVDRKKWDFDIGNGFYNYSANQWIAGWGNSELEYYTDSTTNAKVEDGQLHLRAVKQSLHGCGYTSARMKTRAVDGSPLFNQRYGRFEFRAKLPTGQGVWPALWMLPQEETYGGWAASGEIDVMEARGQQPGKVLGTLHYGGAWPANVHSGGEYEFPAGQDISGFHVYALEWEPGEMRWYVDDHLYATQNFWWSSSKTNEGGGLQPANEGELNPWPAPFGKPYYLVMNVAVGGQFVGNPDASTKFPAEMVVDYVRVYEKKEGFGETKPRGEGKLPFAR, encoded by the coding sequence ATGAATCGCTTTGCCGATACCGCTTTGGCTTGCTCGCTGCTTCTCTCCCTCATCTGGACGCTTGGACATAGTCCGACTGCGACCGCGGCCGATACGGCCGACCAGTGGAAGCTGACTTGGAGCGATGAGTTCGACGGCCAAGAGGTCGATCGCAAGAAGTGGGACTTCGACATCGGTAACGGTTTCTACAACTACTCCGCGAATCAATGGATTGCCGGATGGGGGAACTCGGAGCTGGAGTACTACACCGACTCGACCACGAATGCCAAGGTGGAGGATGGCCAGCTGCATTTGCGGGCGGTAAAGCAATCGCTGCATGGCTGCGGTTACACCTCGGCCCGCATGAAGACCCGCGCGGTCGACGGCAGCCCGCTGTTCAACCAACGTTACGGCCGGTTCGAGTTTCGGGCGAAACTGCCGACAGGGCAGGGAGTGTGGCCCGCACTCTGGATGCTTCCGCAGGAAGAAACCTACGGCGGCTGGGCTGCTTCGGGCGAAATCGATGTAATGGAAGCCCGCGGTCAGCAGCCAGGAAAGGTGTTGGGTACTTTGCACTACGGGGGTGCTTGGCCTGCAAACGTGCATTCGGGCGGCGAATACGAGTTTCCCGCAGGCCAGGATATTAGCGGTTTCCATGTCTACGCTTTGGAGTGGGAACCAGGCGAGATGCGCTGGTACGTGGACGATCACTTGTACGCGACCCAGAACTTCTGGTGGAGCAGCAGCAAGACAAACGAGGGAGGCGGCCTGCAGCCTGCAAATGAAGGGGAACTGAATCCGTGGCCGGCGCCGTTCGGCAAGCCGTATTATTTGGTGATGAACGTGGCGGTCGGCGGACAGTTCGTGGGGAATCCCGACGCGTCGACCAAGTTTCCTGCCGAGATGGTGGTCGACTACGTTCGGGTGTATGAAAAAAAGGAGGGTTTCGGCGAGACCAAACCGCGCGGCGAGGGTAAACTACCTTTTGCTCGGTAA
- a CDS encoding ThuA domain-containing protein, whose translation MSTSQEPNNTPHRHRGPRSDPWAGQRTLLAVADVQTGYHHDSISHTLATLSMLGRQSGEYLTNIRTDSQLITRQPIVGVGSKYGGKRVNARELSSYDAVFLLPSGAGTLTPEQQADLLAYVHDDGKGLVVGHAGALAFFEWPKFYEMLGGRMGGEFMAEARVIVEDPSFPGADAFGSETFIFNEQHPVFTEPYDRDKVNVILKLDPNSLTPEQRAKRSDEDYPVMWSREYGRGRVLQVGWGHLDATWDDPRFQQLMLQGILWAMGAVGKNG comes from the coding sequence GTGAGCACTTCGCAAGAACCTAACAACACACCCCACCGCCATCGCGGACCTCGCAGCGATCCCTGGGCCGGGCAGCGGACGCTGCTCGCGGTAGCCGACGTACAAACTGGTTATCATCACGATTCGATCTCGCATACTTTGGCAACACTCTCGATGCTGGGCCGACAGTCGGGCGAGTACCTGACCAACATTCGTACCGACTCGCAGCTGATCACGCGTCAGCCGATCGTCGGCGTTGGCTCCAAGTACGGCGGCAAACGCGTGAACGCTCGCGAATTGTCGAGCTACGACGCGGTGTTCCTGCTCCCCAGCGGCGCAGGCACTCTCACGCCTGAACAACAAGCCGACCTGCTGGCCTACGTGCACGACGATGGCAAGGGACTCGTCGTAGGACACGCCGGCGCGCTGGCGTTCTTCGAATGGCCCAAGTTCTACGAGATGCTCGGTGGTCGCATGGGTGGCGAGTTCATGGCCGAGGCACGCGTGATCGTAGAAGACCCCAGCTTCCCCGGGGCCGACGCGTTCGGCAGCGAAACGTTCATATTCAACGAACAGCACCCCGTATTCACCGAGCCTTACGATCGCGACAAGGTAAATGTGATCCTAAAGCTCGATCCAAACTCGCTCACGCCCGAGCAACGCGCGAAGCGATCCGACGAAGATTACCCCGTGATGTGGTCGCGAGAGTATGGTCGGGGGCGGGTGCTGCAGGTTGGTTGGGGCCATTTGGATGCGACCTGGGACGACCCTCGCTTCCAGCAATTGATGCTGCAAGGCATTCTCTGGGCGATGGGGGCGGTTGGTAAAAATGGCTGA
- a CDS encoding Na/Pi cotransporter family protein, which produces MNFSSLVQLVCELVGGLGIFLLGMKYMSDGLQAVAGSSLRKLISTVTGNRLFAMIVGVIVTCIVQSSSITTVMVVGFVNSGVMSLAQAVGVIMGANIGTTITGWILVLKVGKYGLPLLGAAAFGYLFSRGDRLRYWALAIMGIGMVFFGLEIMKDACAIVKENPDFESWFHAFKADSYFGVLKCAFVGCLMTTLVQSSSATLGITISLAFQGIISYETAAALILGENIGTTITAFLASLGTTTNARRAAYFHVIFNMIGVFWITLIFPWYIEFVQWVTHVDVTAVVMENDLPTYPQTTPAIAATHSIFNIVNTFLFLPFVPMIVGLLERVVPSKDFKEKPRLTDLDMRMLDTPAVAIEQSQTELERMGDGCEKMLLWAVELREQDEPDKELADRLKRREQVLDSIQDEMTVFITNLLSGNIPHSVADEARRQLQMADEFESLSDYVQDLDKFDRKLRRDGHRFGPTQRTGLASLNQEVLQNLQTINAALKSGNKNILVETSPKMKRIRTLIKRLRREHLDEISNGGVAPLVNVAYLASLNAYERVLDHTQNIAEAISGEK; this is translated from the coding sequence TTGAATTTTTCTTCTTTGGTGCAGCTCGTCTGCGAACTGGTTGGTGGCCTCGGTATCTTTCTGCTCGGCATGAAATACATGTCCGACGGACTGCAGGCGGTTGCTGGTAGCAGCTTGAGAAAACTCATCAGCACCGTGACTGGCAATCGCTTGTTTGCGATGATCGTCGGTGTGATCGTCACCTGTATCGTGCAATCGAGTTCGATCACCACGGTCATGGTGGTTGGCTTTGTGAATAGCGGTGTGATGAGCCTGGCCCAAGCGGTCGGGGTGATCATGGGCGCGAACATCGGCACCACCATCACTGGCTGGATTCTTGTGCTCAAGGTTGGCAAGTATGGCTTGCCTTTGCTTGGTGCAGCCGCGTTTGGCTACTTGTTTAGCCGCGGCGACCGCCTGCGCTACTGGGCGCTGGCAATCATGGGCATCGGCATGGTGTTCTTCGGTCTGGAGATCATGAAGGACGCGTGTGCGATCGTGAAGGAGAACCCCGATTTCGAATCGTGGTTCCATGCCTTCAAGGCCGACAGTTACTTCGGTGTGCTCAAGTGTGCGTTCGTGGGATGCTTGATGACCACGCTCGTGCAGTCGTCGTCGGCCACGCTCGGCATTACCATCTCGCTGGCGTTCCAGGGAATCATCTCCTACGAAACGGCTGCCGCGCTGATTCTTGGCGAGAACATCGGCACCACGATCACCGCCTTCCTCGCTTCGCTTGGTACCACCACCAACGCTCGCCGGGCGGCTTACTTCCATGTGATCTTCAACATGATCGGTGTGTTCTGGATCACATTGATCTTCCCTTGGTACATCGAGTTCGTGCAGTGGGTTACGCACGTCGACGTCACCGCGGTGGTGATGGAAAACGATTTGCCCACCTACCCGCAAACCACACCTGCCATTGCGGCCACGCATAGTATTTTCAACATCGTCAACACGTTCTTGTTCTTGCCGTTCGTGCCGATGATCGTCGGCTTGCTGGAACGCGTGGTGCCATCGAAGGACTTCAAAGAGAAGCCTCGGTTGACCGACCTCGACATGCGAATGCTCGACACCCCGGCTGTGGCCATCGAGCAATCGCAGACCGAACTGGAACGCATGGGCGATGGATGCGAAAAGATGCTGCTCTGGGCAGTCGAACTTCGCGAACAAGACGAGCCTGATAAGGAACTGGCCGATCGGCTGAAGCGTCGCGAGCAGGTGCTCGATTCGATTCAGGACGAGATGACCGTGTTCATCACGAACTTGCTCTCCGGCAACATTCCGCACTCGGTGGCCGACGAAGCCCGTCGTCAGTTGCAGATGGCCGACGAGTTCGAGTCGCTCAGCGACTACGTGCAGGATCTCGACAAGTTCGATCGCAAGCTCCGCCGCGACGGTCATCGCTTCGGCCCCACCCAACGCACGGGACTTGCCAGCCTCAATCAAGAAGTGCTGCAGAACCTACAAACAATCAACGCCGCGCTGAAATCGGGCAACAAGAATATCCTGGTCGAGACCTCGCCGAAGATGAAACGCATCCGCACGCTTATCAAGCGTTTGCGTCGCGAGCACCTCGACGAAATCTCGAACGGCGGAGTAGCTCCGCTGGTGAATGTCGCCTACCTCGCTTCGCTCAATGCATACGAACGAGTGCTCGATCACACCCAAAATATCGCCGAGGCCATCTCGGGGGAGAAGTAA
- a CDS encoding Gfo/Idh/MocA family protein, whose translation MLTTQAISRRNFVAGLAAGATGLMVAPGRAMASLSPNERPVFATIGLRNQGWGITAKTFQFADFAALADVDNNVLETNLEGAKQRQGKKPDGYKDYRHILDRKDIDAVMIATPDHWHTKISVEAMLAGKDVYCEKPLTLTAAEGKLIEKVVEQTGRVFQVGTMQRTECDKRFILAVALIRAGRIGDLKKITCAIGGATASPKIPVADVPEGLDWDFWLGPAAEVPYRALPEIRQGYGGNVPLFSNCHYAFRDWFEYSGGQLTDWGAHHVDIANWALDAADTGPSKVTPISYDMPVEYRDGYPVAADQSNVPTKFELRVDMPNEVELIITSEGDNGIMFEGTKGRFFVNRGKIVGKPVEELEANPLPEGAMEKVYGGPISANHSANLIECMRSRKQPISDVWSHNRAMEILHLGNIAMRLGREIAWNPVSREIVGDDQASTFLARESREKYAINM comes from the coding sequence ATGTTAACGACCCAGGCGATTTCGCGTCGTAATTTTGTTGCAGGGCTTGCTGCTGGGGCCACCGGGCTGATGGTGGCACCTGGTCGAGCGATGGCTAGCCTGTCGCCGAACGAGCGACCTGTGTTTGCCACCATCGGCTTGCGAAACCAAGGTTGGGGCATCACGGCCAAGACCTTCCAGTTTGCCGACTTCGCCGCGCTGGCCGATGTCGACAACAACGTGCTCGAAACGAATCTCGAAGGGGCCAAGCAGCGGCAAGGCAAGAAGCCCGATGGTTACAAAGACTATCGTCACATCCTCGATCGCAAAGACATCGACGCGGTGATGATCGCCACGCCGGATCACTGGCACACCAAGATTTCGGTCGAAGCCATGCTGGCTGGCAAAGATGTCTACTGCGAAAAGCCACTCACGCTGACCGCCGCCGAAGGCAAGCTTATCGAAAAGGTCGTAGAGCAAACCGGCCGCGTGTTCCAAGTCGGTACCATGCAGCGCACCGAGTGCGACAAGCGATTCATCCTGGCGGTCGCGTTGATTCGAGCAGGCCGTATCGGCGATCTCAAGAAGATTACCTGCGCCATCGGCGGCGCAACTGCCTCGCCGAAGATTCCCGTGGCCGACGTGCCCGAGGGACTCGACTGGGACTTCTGGCTCGGCCCAGCGGCCGAGGTGCCGTATCGCGCGTTGCCTGAGATTCGCCAAGGCTACGGCGGCAACGTGCCGTTGTTCAGCAATTGCCATTACGCGTTCCGCGACTGGTTCGAATACTCCGGCGGCCAACTCACCGACTGGGGCGCGCACCATGTCGACATCGCCAACTGGGCGCTCGACGCAGCCGATACTGGTCCGAGCAAAGTCACGCCGATTTCGTACGACATGCCGGTTGAGTATCGCGACGGTTACCCCGTGGCGGCCGATCAATCGAACGTGCCGACCAAGTTCGAGCTTCGTGTCGATATGCCGAACGAAGTCGAGCTGATCATCACCAGCGAGGGCGACAACGGCATTATGTTCGAAGGAACCAAGGGCCGGTTCTTTGTGAACCGCGGCAAGATCGTCGGCAAGCCGGTCGAAGAGCTGGAAGCCAACCCGCTGCCGGAAGGAGCGATGGAGAAGGTTTACGGCGGCCCGATCAGCGCGAACCACTCGGCCAACCTGATCGAATGCATGCGATCGCGCAAGCAGCCGATTTCCGATGTGTGGTCGCACAATCGGGCGATGGAAATCCTGCACCTCGGCAACATCGCCATGCGACTCGGTCGCGAAATCGCGTGGAACCCGGTTTCTCGCGAAATCGTCGGCGACGACCAGGCGAGCACCTTCCTCGCCCGCGAAAGCCGCGAGAAGTACGCGATCAATATGTAA
- a CDS encoding right-handed parallel beta-helix repeat-containing protein: MRNVVSRIAALLLVGLFPFPVFATDVYVAIDGDDSNPGTREAPLASVEKGVQMMRDQGPGTLWIGPGEFYLPSGVALDASLSGTAEQPLVIRGTKPHATHLVGARSVDEFRPITAEEAAPLLSDEAKQHVVVADLAALGFPKLAEMPLQHRAHQCEELIVDNVPMQSARWPNEGFTTFTEVIDSGASKPIHWVSREVYRPGSFRFPSDRAKQWNFDRGVWLHGFWTYDWADEAIKAGSFNPESGEVRLAAKHTYGVGSPYNPNEPRRFYALHVFEELDQPGEYYLDRQQQRLYFWPPSNLSQSEVRLTLCNAPILRANKVSHLVIRDLAIENGRQSGIDLRDCQQARVEHCLVRNFGSIGMALRGQQVVAEDCEVTQTASCGIAVSGGDRKSLTPGECAVINCHLHHVGRLDWLGGRGVTINGCGNRLANNLIDHCPTGGVSYGGNEHLLELNEVRDVCLLYSDVGVFYTGRDWTSRGNIVRWNYIHHVANNEGHGSSGIYLDDCDSGDTVVGNIVADGVGRGILLGGGRDNTISGNVFVDLPIGIHVDARGTKAIKLDQPGSWNLLAKCEQVGYQSPLWKERYPKLAEVMQHEPLLPMGNVIHSNLIVGCEKPFGLSGDVNPDWLDREHNAEWTSAELPALRPDGTLDLTKLAESWEKVPGFEPIPIEKIGLLHE, encoded by the coding sequence ATGCGAAACGTCGTCTCACGAATTGCGGCTTTATTACTGGTTGGGCTTTTCCCGTTCCCAGTCTTCGCAACCGATGTGTATGTTGCCATCGACGGCGACGACTCGAATCCCGGCACTCGCGAGGCTCCGCTGGCGTCGGTCGAAAAGGGCGTGCAGATGATGCGCGACCAAGGCCCCGGCACGCTTTGGATCGGCCCCGGCGAGTTCTACCTGCCGAGCGGGGTGGCCCTCGATGCATCGCTGAGCGGCACCGCCGAACAACCGCTCGTGATTCGTGGCACCAAACCACACGCTACTCACTTAGTCGGCGCCCGCTCGGTCGACGAGTTTCGTCCGATCACCGCCGAGGAAGCTGCGCCGCTCCTATCCGACGAGGCCAAGCAGCACGTTGTGGTGGCCGATCTCGCTGCGCTAGGCTTTCCGAAACTCGCCGAGATGCCTTTGCAGCATCGCGCCCATCAATGCGAGGAACTCATCGTCGACAACGTGCCGATGCAGTCTGCTCGCTGGCCGAACGAAGGCTTCACCACGTTTACCGAGGTGATTGATTCCGGCGCCTCGAAGCCGATCCACTGGGTCAGCCGCGAAGTCTATCGCCCTGGTTCGTTTCGTTTTCCTAGCGACCGAGCGAAGCAGTGGAACTTCGACCGCGGGGTCTGGCTGCATGGGTTCTGGACCTACGACTGGGCCGACGAGGCGATCAAGGCGGGGAGCTTTAACCCTGAATCGGGCGAGGTCCGTCTGGCGGCCAAGCACACGTACGGGGTCGGCTCGCCTTACAACCCGAACGAACCTCGCCGGTTCTACGCGCTGCACGTGTTCGAAGAACTCGACCAGCCAGGCGAGTATTATCTCGATCGCCAGCAGCAGCGGCTGTACTTCTGGCCGCCGAGCAATCTGTCGCAGTCGGAAGTTCGTTTGACGCTCTGTAACGCGCCGATCCTGCGGGCGAACAAGGTATCGCATCTAGTGATTCGCGATCTGGCGATCGAAAACGGCCGGCAAAGCGGAATCGATCTCCGCGACTGCCAGCAGGCGCGGGTCGAGCATTGCCTAGTGCGCAACTTCGGCTCCATCGGCATGGCCCTGCGAGGACAGCAGGTGGTCGCAGAGGACTGCGAAGTCACGCAAACCGCCTCGTGCGGAATCGCTGTAAGCGGCGGCGATCGCAAGTCGCTCACGCCTGGCGAGTGCGCGGTGATCAATTGCCACCTGCATCATGTCGGTCGACTCGACTGGCTTGGGGGCCGCGGGGTCACCATCAATGGGTGCGGCAACCGCCTGGCGAACAATCTGATCGACCATTGCCCCACCGGCGGCGTGTCGTACGGCGGCAACGAACACCTGCTCGAGCTCAACGAGGTCCGCGACGTCTGCCTGCTCTATTCCGACGTCGGCGTCTTTTACACCGGGCGCGATTGGACGAGTCGCGGCAACATCGTTCGGTGGAACTACATCCACCACGTTGCCAATAACGAGGGGCATGGCTCCTCAGGCATCTATCTCGACGACTGCGACAGCGGCGACACCGTGGTCGGCAACATCGTCGCCGACGGAGTCGGCCGGGGTATCCTGCTCGGCGGCGGCCGCGACAACACGATCTCTGGCAACGTGTTCGTCGACTTGCCGATTGGCATCCACGTCGACGCCCGCGGCACCAAGGCCATCAAGCTCGACCAGCCTGGCTCCTGGAATCTGCTGGCCAAGTGCGAGCAGGTGGGGTACCAGTCGCCGCTCTGGAAAGAGCGATACCCAAAGCTGGCCGAGGTGATGCAGCACGAACCGCTGCTGCCGATGGGCAACGTGATTCACAGCAATCTGATCGTCGGTTGCGAGAAGCCGTTTGGACTGTCCGGCGACGTGAACCCCGACTGGCTCGACCGCGAGCACAACGCGGAGTGGACGAGCGCCGAGCTACCAGCCCTGCGCCCCGATGGCACGCTCGACCTGACGAAACTCGCCGAGTCGTGGGAAAAAGTGCCAGGCTTCGAGCCGATACCAATCGAGAAAATCGGCTTGCTGCACGAGTAG
- a CDS encoding YciI family protein — MAKYLISFPSAAMNVPDNELEQVGRDARAAIREAKAAGVYVFGGGIDESVPPVLVASNGSVTDGGYPWAPPLNGGFTVLELPSAQEAIAWAARIAKACRCEQELRVFGYDPES, encoded by the coding sequence GTGGCAAAGTACCTGATTTCGTTTCCTAGTGCGGCGATGAACGTGCCCGACAACGAGTTGGAGCAGGTGGGGCGAGACGCTCGCGCGGCGATTCGCGAAGCCAAGGCGGCCGGCGTATACGTGTTCGGCGGCGGCATCGACGAATCCGTTCCCCCGGTGCTCGTGGCCTCCAATGGCTCGGTCACCGATGGTGGCTACCCGTGGGCGCCGCCCCTCAATGGCGGTTTCACCGTGCTCGAACTGCCCTCCGCGCAGGAGGCCATCGCCTGGGCCGCCCGCATTGCGAAAGCGTGTCGCTGCGAACAGGAGCTTCGAGTCTTCGGCTACGATCCAGAATCCTAA
- a CDS encoding FG-GAP repeat domain-containing protein, whose protein sequence is MNLTRCLSAFALAATFVSTTLAEPPEFEKLVLADKFYSEGAYYADFNRDGNLDVVAGPFWYAGPDFQQRHEYREPMEFNPVDYSDNFLTYAGDFNGDEWPDVLCVPYPGTDAYWYENPGESDSKRWTPHLALHEVGNESPGWIDINGDGRRDLVFNINGYLGYATYDPNQPESPWTFHKISPQGDYQRFTHGVGAGDINGDGRVDIVEARCWWEQPEAGDADGPWKQHVYPFAEAAAQMGVLDVNGDGLMDVVNSWHCHRYGLLWHEQKRTPDGKIHFVKHEILPAEPDMTSLDLRISQLHALTLADVDSDGVQDIVTGKRFWSHGPTGDVEPDAAPVLYWFGVEYQENAPPKITPHQIDDDSGVGTQVTAVDLNKDGTPDMVVCNKKGTFVFLSK, encoded by the coding sequence ATGAATCTCACTCGGTGCCTTTCCGCTTTCGCGCTGGCTGCTACGTTTGTCTCCACCACCCTGGCGGAACCGCCTGAGTTTGAGAAGCTGGTGCTGGCCGACAAGTTCTACAGCGAAGGGGCGTACTACGCCGACTTCAACCGCGATGGGAATCTCGACGTGGTCGCGGGGCCGTTTTGGTACGCGGGGCCTGACTTTCAGCAGCGACACGAGTATCGCGAGCCGATGGAGTTCAACCCGGTCGATTACTCCGACAACTTTCTGACCTACGCGGGCGACTTCAATGGCGACGAGTGGCCCGACGTGCTTTGCGTGCCTTATCCGGGGACCGATGCCTATTGGTACGAGAATCCAGGCGAGTCGGACAGCAAGCGTTGGACACCGCACTTGGCGCTGCACGAAGTCGGCAACGAGTCGCCTGGCTGGATCGACATCAACGGCGACGGCCGCCGCGACCTGGTGTTCAACATCAATGGCTACTTGGGTTACGCCACCTACGATCCCAACCAACCGGAGTCGCCGTGGACATTCCACAAGATCAGCCCGCAAGGCGACTACCAGCGATTCACGCATGGGGTCGGCGCTGGCGACATTAATGGCGACGGCCGTGTCGACATCGTCGAAGCAAGATGCTGGTGGGAGCAACCGGAAGCAGGCGACGCGGATGGCCCGTGGAAACAGCACGTGTACCCGTTCGCCGAAGCGGCCGCCCAGATGGGAGTACTCGACGTCAACGGCGATGGTTTAATGGACGTGGTAAACTCCTGGCACTGTCACCGGTACGGGCTGCTGTGGCACGAGCAAAAGCGGACGCCCGACGGCAAGATCCATTTCGTGAAGCACGAGATCCTGCCGGCCGAGCCCGACATGACCTCGCTCGACCTGCGAATTAGTCAGCTGCATGCGTTGACGCTCGCCGATGTCGACAGCGATGGCGTGCAAGACATCGTGACCGGCAAGCGATTCTGGTCGCACGGGCCAACCGGCGACGTCGAACCCGATGCGGCCCCGGTGCTATACTGGTTCGGTGTTGAGTATCAAGAGAACGCGCCGCCGAAGATCACCCCTCATCAGATCGACGACGACTCCGGCGTTGGCACCCAAGTGACCGCGGTCGATCTGAACAAAGACGGCACGCCCGACATGGTGGTGTGCAACAAGAAGGGGACGTTCGTCTTCCTAAGCAAATAG
- a CDS encoding DUF3592 domain-containing protein: protein MEFVEKLIAWATLNHLIGLGMALFGAVGLAWSSYKAWLGGSSLFWREAVGEIIEVSVKQQRDHDGDRVYAPRVDYRYQVNSVDYENKEGQFRVIETRSSKTWATEQTKPYAMGERVVVYYNPWCHSQSVLEQGCSLIVLVVWGVALATLLGGLFLLGLLHL, encoded by the coding sequence ATGGAATTCGTCGAGAAACTCATCGCTTGGGCGACACTCAATCATCTGATTGGATTGGGGATGGCTCTGTTCGGTGCAGTGGGCCTTGCTTGGTCTTCCTACAAGGCGTGGCTCGGGGGCTCCAGCCTGTTCTGGCGAGAAGCGGTCGGCGAGATCATCGAAGTGAGCGTTAAGCAGCAGCGCGATCACGATGGAGATCGGGTGTACGCTCCGCGGGTCGACTATCGATATCAGGTGAACAGCGTCGACTACGAAAACAAGGAGGGCCAGTTTCGTGTGATCGAAACCCGCAGTAGCAAAACCTGGGCGACCGAGCAAACCAAACCTTACGCTATGGGTGAGCGGGTCGTTGTCTACTACAACCCGTGGTGCCATTCTCAGTCGGTGCTGGAGCAAGGTTGCTCGCTCATCGTGCTGGTCGTTTGGGGAGTCGCCCTGGCGACGCTACTCGGGGGACTCTTCTTGCTTGGTCTGCTTCACCTCTAA
- a CDS encoding alpha-N-arabinofuranosidase, which produces MYTVTVNPHRKIGCIDQKIYGHFTEHAFQNIYQGMYAPDHPLADVTGLRKDVVDALKEVRVPVLRYPGGNFVSNYHWEDGIGSQNGRKRRFDYAWETVEDNQFGTNEFMQLCRATGAEPYLCCNMGTGTIRDAMNWVEYCNSNRDTYYASLRRENGFEEPFGVKYWGLGNECYAPWQMGGMNASDYAKHAMEFGKAIRFADPNAYLVACGFESDPAWNIEVLGVLKDMVNSISIHHYSIDWGCFNLHDYHQLMSISEFVNEMIKSLRAAIEGVTGDIYHPMKIALDEWNMFGWVNERVDDNSFYTLENAMVTASVLNTLIRNCNVVEMANYSVFVNINGTIQADCRGIVLRPQYYVFKLYTHHMGNVLVDSDVISEQFETNMPIDRRVFADYFNEAAVEKGGRLRSGVEKSARRSIKYLDSVSTIDETRDELSVALINKHPEKNVECTVDIIGSREVKNAQVHSIWSAKLNDCNTAEKQSVILETSEPICRNGKFTLELPRHSISVLKLTY; this is translated from the coding sequence ATGTACACCGTAACGGTAAATCCTCACAGGAAGATCGGATGTATCGACCAAAAAATCTACGGTCACTTCACCGAGCATGCTTTTCAAAACATCTATCAAGGGATGTACGCCCCAGATCATCCCTTGGCGGACGTCACGGGTTTGAGAAAGGACGTTGTCGACGCTCTGAAAGAGGTGAGGGTGCCGGTACTGCGTTATCCAGGAGGGAACTTTGTTTCCAACTACCATTGGGAGGATGGCATAGGATCCCAGAATGGGAGGAAGAGAAGATTCGACTATGCGTGGGAAACGGTAGAAGACAATCAGTTTGGCACCAATGAGTTCATGCAACTCTGTAGAGCCACCGGAGCAGAGCCTTATCTATGTTGCAATATGGGTACCGGCACCATCCGCGATGCGATGAACTGGGTCGAATACTGCAACAGCAACAGGGATACCTACTATGCTTCGCTCAGGCGAGAAAATGGCTTCGAAGAGCCTTTTGGCGTGAAATACTGGGGACTGGGAAACGAGTGCTATGCTCCTTGGCAGATGGGGGGAATGAATGCATCTGACTACGCCAAGCATGCGATGGAGTTTGGAAAAGCCATTCGTTTTGCTGATCCCAATGCCTATCTTGTAGCCTGTGGGTTTGAGAGTGACCCGGCCTGGAATATCGAAGTGCTAGGCGTTTTGAAGGATATGGTCAACAGCATCTCAATTCATCACTACTCTATCGATTGGGGCTGTTTTAATTTGCACGATTACCATCAGTTGATGTCGATCTCTGAGTTCGTTAACGAAATGATCAAGAGCTTGAGAGCCGCAATCGAGGGGGTAACCGGTGACATCTATCATCCAATGAAGATCGCGCTAGATGAATGGAATATGTTCGGGTGGGTCAACGAGCGGGTAGATGACAACAGTTTCTATACACTCGAAAACGCAATGGTCACCGCTTCAGTGCTAAACACCCTGATCCGCAACTGCAATGTTGTTGAGATGGCCAACTACTCGGTGTTCGTCAATATCAATGGCACCATCCAAGCTGATTGCAGAGGGATAGTGCTAAGGCCACAGTACTATGTGTTTAAGCTCTATACCCATCACATGGGGAATGTACTAGTTGATTCCGATGTGATCAGCGAGCAATTCGAGACGAACATGCCGATCGACCGCAGGGTATTCGCTGACTATTTCAACGAAGCTGCGGTAGAAAAAGGTGGGCGGTTGAGGAGCGGTGTTGAAAAGTCTGCTCGAAGAAGCATTAAGTACTTAGACTCTGTTTCGACTATTGATGAAACAAGGGACGAACTCTCCGTTGCATTGATCAACAAACACCCAGAAAAAAATGTGGAATGCACGGTCGACATAATCGGCAGCCGAGAGGTTAAAAATGCGCAAGTGCACAGCATCTGGAGCGCAAAACTAAACGACTGCAACACTGCCGAAAAGCAAAGCGTGATTCTGGAAACGTCGGAACCAATCTGCAGGAATGGCAAGTTTACACTGGAATTGCCGAGGCATTCGATCAGTGTTTTGAAGCTGACTTACTAG